The Salmo trutta chromosome 6, fSalTru1.1, whole genome shotgun sequence genomic sequence ACACAGATTTGTCATTTTCTGTAGCAATTTTTTTTGCCTCGATGTACCCTACTGAATGCGACCCTTGACTTTTGACAATTCAACATCTCACTGCCAATGAGCTGTGATCATGAAGGGCCTTGTTATTTTTCTCCCCAGTTGGTGAAGCTTCCGTGCCAGATGAACATATTGAACATCTTGGAATCATACGTGAAGCACTTTGCCTTCAACGCAGCCTTCTCTGCCAATGAGAGGTACAGAAGTCACCAGAGCACCGCCCAGACCAGCCTCAGTCCTCACTATGTTCCTCCAGAGAAGAAGTGAGTCCCCAAAGCACAAAATTTCCCATTAGCCTTTTCGCCCCCCATGGGCtacataatgttttttttttgacaTTGCAGGCACCTGccaactgactgatctacaaatcaccttacaTCATAAATAACTGCTCAGTGTTATTTGTAGATCAAGTATGTCAGTCACAATATTACCAATAAGATTCGATGCTCTCGAACATGGTCATCGTGGATGAAATGATCTTTGTGATAGTAGCTAGAAGTCACCATTTTGTTTCAGTGAGGAGCTTTGCAAGGAGATGGTGGACGGCCTGAGAATCACCTTCGACTTCACCCTTCCCATgatcctcctgtaccccaacgAGCACGCTCAGTTCAAGAAAGTCAGCTCCTCCAAGTTTTTCCTGCCTATCCGGGACAACACAGCCAGCTCCAGCAAGTAAGACCGACATCAGGCTATGTATGCAGTCCTCTTGAATAATTAACATCGGGTCATTTTCAGGTGGGAAGACGAAACAAAATGAAGTTGAAAACGTTTCACTGTTGGAAGACGCTAAGTACATCAGGCCATTTGTCCAGTTTGTTTATCTGACCTAAGATGAAAATGCCAGTGACAAATTATTGTACGTTTCTTTGGTTTTGTGATGTTGGATGTCATTAACAAACTGGTCTTTCTTTGATCATCTCCAACCCAGGACCCTGCGTGAGCGCACCCCCAGCCCCTCGGGCCACAACCCCTCCACCCCCCAGTCCACAGACAGCCAACCGGCCCTGAGCGAGGCCTCTACCACCACGGCAAACCCCACCACCACGCCCAAACGCCGGCGCTGTGTCTCCGCGGCCGACCCCGACGCCCCCCAGTCCCTGCGGCGCTCCACACGCCACACCTCGGGGGGCGAGCGCATGGCGGGCGAGGGGGGCAGCGGCAGCGCTACGACCTCACCCCAGCCCAAACGCCGCCTCGCCAGCCTCGACACGCCTGCCCAGCTGCCCAAGTTCTTCCTCAATCTGGAGAAGAGTGAGTGGCAAGAAAACACACCCAATCACAGAATAAACAGTTGACCGTGTAGTGCTTTACTTTATGCAATGTCACTCGTTGCCTCTGTTGTTGTAATGACCATATCCATCCTCTAGATGGCACCCTTCCCTGTTGTCATACATTACAGTACTCTCCCAAACAAATGGAATATTGTCTGCGCACGGCTTCTCAGTGCTACAGCACACAGTAAATGTCTGTTGTTTCTGAAGTGTCCATTCCAATGTTGTCCTCCACCCACGCCATCAGTTGATTGCCTGCCCTCCTGTCCCCTTCCCAGAAACCCCTGTCCACAGTGGCTCGTCCTCTCCGTTGCCCCAGACGCCCAGCAAGGAGGGCAGCGGCGTCTTCTCTGGCCTGGAGAGCCGACGGAACAATGAGCTCAACGAGGTCCTGAGCTGGAAGCTGACCCCTGATAACTACCCCCAGAGTGACCAGCCTCCCCCACCTTCCTACTTGTACGGCTCACAGCACCTCCTACGCCTCTTCGGTAGGTGTCCGCCTAAgccctttctctgtgtgtgtggggaaacGGGGATTGTTGTTTAGTTCAATATAGCCTCCAGTCACTCATTCTCTTTCAATCTTGTTTATTCCCCTCATATAGTGAAGCTGCCAGAGATCCTGGGGAAGATGCAAATCCCAGAGAAGAacctaagggccctggtcaaacaccTGGAGCTCTTCCTAAGGTACCTCCCATCTTATTATTAGAATAATCACGTTTTCTTTACTTTCATTCTTCTTTTAGTGATCAGCCACACACCATAACTAGGCTAGAACCAGGACTACAATAATCTCTTATTTTGGCTGCCATAGCTCACCTCCATAGAATCTAGGCCTGGAACATTTCCTTGTGCTGCCGTAAAGCCAATGTCAGGTGGTTATTTAAGAAGGAAATGTCTTGGCAATaaccttcctggttaaataaaggtcataaATCACATTttctaaactgggtggtttgagctcTGAATAGCGATTGGCCAAAAGCtgtggtataccacgggtatgacaaattACTATATACTGTTGTAATTATGTTGCTAACAAAATTATAATAGCATTAAGGCACCTCAGTGTTTGCGgcatatggtcaatataccacggctaaggtctgtATCCAGGAACTCCACGTTgcgtcatgcataagaacagcccttagccgtggtatattggccatataccacacctcctcaggccttattccTTTAATAACCCCTCAAGCCAAATTAACGCACAGTGGAACCGAAGATGCACAAGAAACCAGTATCCAGGATTAGTGACACTGACTGGGCGAAGCCCGTTATCCCCCAGTCAATCACTGCCTGGTGTATAATTGGGCCGGCCGCCTGGCAGGAAGGGACAGGCTGCCGTTTAGTTGCCGTGCCGATGACAGTTCCATGATAGACTCCCTTTGATCACTGCGACACGATACTGCCCACGTCAGCATTTCTTTGGACGTGCTCATTTAGCTAGCCTGGTAAGTGGTTTCCACTTGATGGGCCTCTGACGTACTAACGTTAGCTTAGCATGCAGAAATGTTTGGACACTGCGGCAGCTTGATGGACCTCCGCTGTAACATGTACATTAgcctataaaaaaaaaatggtggacAGTGCAGccggagaatagagagagaggttttTCCCCCAGGGGGCTTTTTGTATATCTTAGAGAGGAATGGGGGTCCCTGTTGGGAGCAATGGGAGTGCAGTGTGCATTGATCTGCTGACACGCGCACACAATCCTCTCCGCCTATCCAGTGTTAGCCCCGTCACCTGAAGTCTAGTGCATACACCGGGGCAGTTAACTGTGGTGTAATGCTATTAGGTAGCAACTCTCTGTGTGATTCATGCAGCTCACTGAGTGGAAAAAGTGCTCACTGACCTGTAAGCTGGCTCAGACTGCATGCCTTCCACGGTTATTGTAGCCATAATATCGTCTAACAGGATGTGATCAGTCGACGATGGCTTGAGATGTTATTTATGCAGAGGGATTGATTTGCTGTttttgtgtctgtgcatgcacctctctgtgtgtgtgtgtgtgcacgcacctgcatctgtctgtgtgtgtgagagactgtcgGACTACATTAAAGTGAAGGGAGTTGAGTGGGCGTTACACAAGCCTGCGATTCTAATCTTTAAATCCTGCCCAGcgatcttcagctgtccccaaaCCTAGGGGATTTATTCTCTCTCCTTCATTAATCAAACGCCTGCAGTTTCCCCTCCAGCCACCGCTCAGCGCTGTTGCACAGAGAGGGACATACGACTCCTTCTCGCAGCTGGGTCCGTCTCAATAGTCTATTAGGGGCTTCTTCCACTAGTGTCATCTTTTTATTGAcaataaccacgtttccatccacaatGTTTTATGCAAGTGAAGTCATTCCGTATAAAAATAATCGTGAcggctgtgatggaaacaggaagtttctgtATAATTTGATGAATTTGTTCATTTGatatggtgggatctttttgtgtcagtaaaattatgtgagaaatggcggtggaaaggcctttatgcacaaatattgttATAATAGCCATAATCTCGAAGTAAACTtgggagtcacgcgatgacatggTGTGGTGTCCTCCCAATACGACTCtggggaaaccatgcagtttattaagcTATGATGAACTTCAGAGTGGTGAAAGTGTACGATATGAGCTTGATGCgactttccaataaatatcaaagGTATTACTCTGGTgacatgatcgatgcttgactgccatttgacaaaaaaaatattattctcATGTGGACTAGCCTACCAGCACTATCGGCAAGCTGTTGGCTAAAccacacgtgccaagaccagactAGGcgcatttgctatttaacgcaacagtttttgtcaTGAAACTATCGACAAGGTTGAAAATGTGATGAACTTCTGATTTTTATTCGATACATGAAAACATAAGCGAAAAAGACAATTTGGTGCTTTGGTTTTCATCCGCGACAAGTCAATTTGTTGGAAACACACcgctggtgggaaaatgcacattgGCTTTGTGCAGATTTtggaatattcgcatgaaaatctgtcgctaATTGGATGGATACCTGGTTACTTGTCTGAAAATACAGGAGCGTTCAGAGAAATAATGTTGGATGCTTTAAGCAATATATTGATGCCTGCCTACGATGGGCGTGAACAGCTGAAGTTAAATCCCATTTATTTTAGTCTGCTACGGATTGAAAACTAATATCTTTAAAAAGGAGGTCTCTTCAGACTAGTAAGAGACAGGAAGGGAAAAAACCTGACTGGATGTTGACTGTAGCAAAGTGGAGAAGTGCATGCTGGGTTTGGGCACACGGGCGGATCTCTGGAAGAATGGTGAAtcgtctggtgtgtttctgtgatacagagggagggacagtggtgtaaaaatactttaaagtactacttaagtctttttggggggggtgtctgtactttactatttgttttttacaacttttacttcacaacattccaaaggaaaataatgtactttttactctacattttccctgacacccaaaagtccTAATTTCATTTTGAATGCATAgcgggacaggaaaatggtccaattcacacacttatcaagagaacatccctggtcatccccactgcctctgatctggcggaatcactaaacacaagtgcttagtttgtaaatgatgtctgagtgttggattgTGCCCCTGGTTCTCCATAAATATAATTAACAAATGGCAATTGTAccatctggtttgtttaatataaggaatttaaaattatttatactttacttttgatactaaagtatatttaaaacccaaatactttccgacttttactcaagtagtattttacttgagtcattttctattaaggtatctttacttttactcaagtatgagaattgggtactttttccaccactggggagggagagcgagagagtgccTAATGTGTATCAGAACGAGGATGCCTGTGTCCGCCCAGCTGCACTCCTATAAAAATGTGTCCATATCTAACATCTGCAGAGAAATGTGGTTCAACTTTACAGCCTTTGCTCGACATATGCACTGACTAATAGATAGAACGaccaataaataatgaaatatatCTGGAGCCACGGTCCCGTGGTCCGTACTGACTAGTTCGGTGCTCCACAATGATGATGATAATTTGTCGCTGGTTAAAGCGCCTCTTAATTTCTCCCTCTGATGAGGATAATTTGTTTGCAGACAAATTAGAAGATTGGGTAGAGCTAAGATGAGATGGCAAGATTTAGAGGATTTGGCTGAGCAGCGGTTACTAAGAACATTCCGGATTATTTTTCCCTACTGATTAGATGGGGAGATTTTCCCTCTCCAACTCTGGCGAATTGGGTTATTTAAGGCAAGTTACTAAAAGCACTGACTGACTGCAGGCCTGGAGTGGGGGAGGGGTGTTAACAAGCCCCGTGTTGGAAGGAAGACACCAGGATTGGGGGGGCTGAGTAACTAGTCTGGTCCGTGACATCCACAGTAGTCGGGGGAGTGATGCATTTCCCACGGTGGTCTTTGTTTCGAATGCATGAGCTGTCTGTTGATGGCCGTGCTGTGTTAACTAGCCTTAACTTCATACTTCTACTCAGTGTGGTGAATTAGACTCCGTTATGGTGTTAtatctatcttctctctctctctctctctgtccctcttcctcctcctctctctctctctctctctgtccctcttcctcctcctctctctctgctccccagGTTTTTGGCTGAGTTCCACGAGGACTTTTTCCCGGAGTCGGCGTACGTGTCGTCATCGGAGGCCCAATACTGCATGAAGCACCCGCGGGCTGTTTACTGAGGCCATTTATCTCACCCTGCCTCGCCCTGAACTGCACTGCTGGGAGGCGAGCTCCGAGCAGCTTCCCAAACCATCCCTTTCTTTCACTTCCTCTCTGCGACTGCGCCATTAGCCCTCTCTATGTTCACCCCTTGCCCTCCTAAATCCAACCCATGCAGCTATGTGGTTTTGCCCGGCCTATCGGAAAGAAGTACAAGGGTCTTGGGCTTCTGATCCGCCCAGTACCTCGCTCTCCCCAGCCCCCAACCTGGCAGTCTGGCCTTAGGAACAGACCTCCCTGGATGCAATCCATACCTAAAGCATGGACGTCTACTTGTTATCCTAGGCTGTAGACCCTAACCCCCTGCTGGGGTCTTTCCCATGATGCTGACTTTGTCTTGCTTTCTCTCGCTCTGCCGCTCAAGGACCACGTTTGGCCGTCTTTCTCTAACAGCATCTGCGTCTGATCCTTCTCTCTCCGTCCGCCTAGACAAGCCAACACAGAGAGAAGGGCTATTTGATATGTTTGCTTTGTGTGAGACTATTGGCTTCTCCTCGGCTCGCCACGCTTGCTGCCCCAAGCCACGCTTCAGTGTGTGTTGTCGATTTCTAAATGCTTGTAGAATGTCATTACTCTGGTAATGTCTACTATCCGTGTTCCTCTTGCTTAGAGGGGCTGTGAGGTTATGGCCACTGTGTGTTCCTCTTTATATTTGTCATGGCATTACCCGCAATGTTTGAGAAAGGTCAAGTGTGTTGAATCAGTTGATGTATAAATTCcttattctgtttttgttttattatacaCTGTTAACTTGTAGACTCGAACAGGAACACACTGCGGAGGTGGAAATGTAAAAATATCAACTTTTAGTCTGTTTTCTATTAGTCTTATCTGAAATAAAAGTTggagcaatgttttttttgcatgTGGTTTATGAATATTGCTGTTCTGTTGATTCATAAAGACCTAGGGCGGGATTCAATGCAAGGCGTGTTATATGGCAGCAAAATATAAACAGGTAATTGACCCTTGAGCCGAACTGCGCAACGTTTACTGTGAATGCAATCTCTGCGAATGTTGTTGCCTTTTTAAAAGGTGAATTGTCGGCGGTGTAGATCGCTGTGCTAAAACGCGCCATGCGTTTTAATCCTGGTCCTATTCTCTGCTGTTCTTCTCTCCTTCAAGTTGAGTCCCTTTTTCCTTAAAGAAACATTCTTCACTATAAAGGTTGTTCTAAACTACAGCAAAGTACAAGGGCAGATCGTTGGGTTTATCCTCAGGGTGAATCGGCTACGGTTTGAGATTAAACAGGGCCTTTGGTCTCAGAGGTGTGATATTTGAGAAGGGCAGCCCAGGGGAGGGAGCCTGGACCAAAGGCAGTGTTCTTCAGAGGATGACTTCAGCCTCCTTTGATGGGCACACAGCGTTTTGGGTTGTGCCCTGTCTGTCAGTCACTGGATTTTGGTGCTGCTCCATTGAtttgaggtgccggaggtcctaACAACACACAGTGCCcgtagaccagggatcatccacTAGGTTCAGCGGTAGGCCAATTTTTATTTTAGATGATGGACAGGGACGGAACATaatttctgagaatttgtagactgcaaattgacctcaaGAAGCTCAAAACGGATCTAATATTTttctaaaacataatcatttcaaccCTTACTTACATTTGTATGCAATCACATATACGGTATGTCTGTTAtgagtgggaatactttggaacagatttgaAATAAAATCACTTTAATCTGATTTGCTGTTTACAGTcttgtccaacaataaaaaattaaataaaactgaggggccaaataaaatcacccgcaGGGCCAAAATCACCTGCGCACCAGTTGGTGAACCCTGCCGTAAACAATGTCTCCCCTCTGTCAGCTTCTGCCGTAGCTGCCTGCTGTAGAAACCCTCTGAACATtgacctacatacacacacactgcctctgaATATGGGTTTTTGAGTGTAAAGGCCAGTGTTGCGATCAACGTACAGAATATTTTTGGCTCTGAACAACTCCAGTGGTTCTGGTTGCTCTGACTGAAACCCCTCCCTCAAGCTATCACATTGCCTCTAaatcaggggtattcaactctgaccATGCGAGGTCCGGactactgctggttttctgttctgcctgataattaattgcacccacctggtccCAGgtgtaaatcagtccctgattaaagGGGAAGAATGATAAAAAGGACGAACTGGCTTCGAGGCCCAGAGTTTGAGGACTAGATAGTGTGTTTGGGGGGTTTTCTGAGGGAAAATGCTTAGGGTGGCCTTTGACTTGTAATTACAGTCCTATCATGTGGTCAACATCTCTAGGCCCTGAGGGTCAGAGGGAATGACTAGAGCCTCATCTCGCCACCGGCTAGCCTAGCCCTGACCCTCTTCAGAACAACCAGATAACTACACCAAGGTTCCGGAATCACTGGCAAATGTGATGGATTGCAATGATAGGATACAGTATGTAGGCTTAACCAACGCAGTTGCCTTGTGGTAAGTGTCTGCCCAGAGAATGGAAGGTTAGGGGTTCAGTCCTCGGTGGAGTCATACTCACAACTCAAAATGTCACAAGTTTGCTGGCTGTCCTCCAGTGATATCTGTTGATGTATTATTCGCCTACATATTTTTCATATCAGATTTCATTTTGAAAATACACTGCTTTTTTCATCCAAATACTTTAAAATGTCTCGTACACATTGACACTCACCAATGAAAACAGGGACAAGTATATTGTCCACATTTTGagtcacacacatactgtagtttGTTTTCATTCAGGATTTCCATGTGGCAGACTATCACGTATTATTACTTTGGCTACAGTCGGTGCAGTGCTGAAGCTTTCTTCAATACACTAGGAGGGTTTCCATAGCAAAACTATGCTCTTTGCTCCCTCAGCCCTAGGGAGGTTATCATTGCTACCATTACAGAGGCTAAGTGGGTTTAGCGGTAAGCGCTAATGCTTTTTGGATAGAATGGAGTCCTGTAATCAACCACTTCTAACTGAAATCCGAGATCAACACCCTGCGTCGGTGCTATCATATGGCCAGGATAGAGCTTTGTGTTCAAGAATCTCCGTCTCCCAGCCGCAATAAATCGATTTCTATTCCACCCTCTCGATATCCACTTACCTACTGATTCAATTGGCTGGAGAGCCGTGTGTGATATCACCTGAAGACGATAGCAACGCTCACCTCACACAACTCCTCACCTCCTTTCTTTAGTTTCTTCTCTCTCTTAGTCTCATCCCTTCATCTCACCATCATTCTCCAGCGTGGCTGTCGGGGCATCATGGAGGGTGGTGATGGAGCGCAGGCGGAGAAAATGGAGAAGATGGACACTAACCCCAGTGTTGATGTGTCACTGATGGATGTCGGGTGGCAGGAGACAGCCATTACCCAGCAGTCTGCAGAGTGAGTAGCCTCTAGCTAGCACTTGATGTTTGGTTTCTTCTCTAATGACAGAGTGAGAACAGCCCTACTTTCTTCAGTCTGTTTTCTCAGTAGATGCCGGTTCCAAGCAATGCTAATATTTAGGAGTAGAGTTGAGGATTGAAGGTCATTAGGGTTGTACTGTCCAGCAAGTATTGGTTGAAATTCCTATTGTTGTAACGTCAGAAATAGTTTGGACCTAAATAACTGTCAAAGTTATCGACCAAACCATCAAACCTTTTGAATCTCAAAGTATTGTTGTGAACGTTTTGTCCTCTGATTGCCTGCTGTTATTGCTACTCCTAACCAAGTCCCTGACTCAATTTTTCTGGCTCAGCTAACTTCTCCCAGGGTGTCACTTTCTAAATCTCGGATGGGCTTTAAACGCTACACCCCCCACAAAGACACTTACTGCATTAgtaaatttcataaaaatagtgaaacattaaaaaaaagttttactttttagataaaactacattaaatatatttatgtcacca encodes the following:
- the LOC115196086 gene encoding male-specific lethal 3 homolog isoform X2, encoding MNSRGMKFKFHKGEKVLCFEPDPTKAKVLYDAKVVDVVIGKDERGKRAPEYLIHFNGWNRSWDRLAAEDHVLRETDENRKLQRKLARKAVARMRRKGWGKRRRRLPGVESALKTLPEEKEESDDACLITSSDNSDEDDSEDPESLKSEESDSSEDLDKMEEQEAHAKMESEDKTINIDIPEVLKKKLEDDCYYINKRKKLVKLPCQMNILNILESYVKHFAFNAAFSANERYRSHQSTAQTSLSPHYVPPEKNEELCKEMVDGLRITFDFTLPMILLYPNEHAQFKKVSSSKFFLPIRDNTASSSKTLRERTPSPSGHNPSTPQSTDSQPALSEASTTTANPTTTPKRRRCVSAADPDAPQSLRRSTRHTSGGERMAGEGGSGSATTSPQPKRRLASLDTPAQLPKFFLNLEKKTPVHSGSSSPLPQTPSKEGSGVFSGLESRRNNELNEVLSWKLTPDNYPQSDQPPPPSYLYGSQHLLRLFVKLPEILGKMQIPEKNLRALVKHLELFLRFLAEFHEDFFPESAYVSSSEAQYCMKHPRAVY
- the LOC115196086 gene encoding male-specific lethal 3 homolog isoform X1, producing the protein MNSRGMKFKFHKGEKVLCFEPDPTKAKVLYDAKVVDVVIGKDERGKRAPEYLIHFNGWNRSWDRLAAEDHVLRETDENRKLQRKLARKAVARMRRKGWGKRRRRLPGVESALKTLPEEKEESDDACLITSSDNSDEDDSEDPESLKSEESDSSEDLDKMQEEQEAHAKMESEDKTINIDIPEVLKKKLEDDCYYINKRKKLVKLPCQMNILNILESYVKHFAFNAAFSANERYRSHQSTAQTSLSPHYVPPEKNEELCKEMVDGLRITFDFTLPMILLYPNEHAQFKKVSSSKFFLPIRDNTASSSKTLRERTPSPSGHNPSTPQSTDSQPALSEASTTTANPTTTPKRRRCVSAADPDAPQSLRRSTRHTSGGERMAGEGGSGSATTSPQPKRRLASLDTPAQLPKFFLNLEKKTPVHSGSSSPLPQTPSKEGSGVFSGLESRRNNELNEVLSWKLTPDNYPQSDQPPPPSYLYGSQHLLRLFVKLPEILGKMQIPEKNLRALVKHLELFLRFLAEFHEDFFPESAYVSSSEAQYCMKHPRAVY